One genomic window of Opitutia bacterium includes the following:
- a CDS encoding polysaccharide biosynthesis tyrosine autokinase, whose translation MASPIAAPPPDKKPASLHGNEDHVVERRTLRDYYIILRERLWIALPIALLVAVSLGYYQAQETPMYSAAATMQFERPDRVVTTTEVIDTSVRSEIDLNTYLRILDSGRLRSMVVQSLTPEQVQKLQRPFLKELPPGATPPPVGACIGSVNVQSLRNSFLISVNVANRDPEGAAIVANAYVSQFMRYLIEYSGGKNEFAVDYLRTRAEELRKESEAAEGRLQDYKRKNNLVSLSASVDIVADRLKSINGELTRVRLERLNLEVVIKQIERMKAEGGNLLEIQYIASYGTIPSLKAQLAELTKTQSVLSERYLERHPKMVDLANSIDVLQQQIQKNIEQAIADLNTQFTKVKDSEVSFEREYKLAENDQLRLGELSVEFKSLENQAQVAKNNYIQILDRLNQTTTSKNLENIPVKPLDAATPAGAPYTPDIRKIVKTCAGLGFVVFAAVAVGLSFLDDRVKSAWDIEGFIGVNLLGIIPELADIPEGEKHNLVTSNKASPGSEAFLSVYSSVKIQSKLDFPKSILVTSTIPGEGKTMISCNLAASFARHGKRVLLIDCDMRRPMLHRHFKLTNETGLIAWFEAGAKIPDDPVADPTLGFTKVDENLFLLRSGGRSKSPTELLENPIFGQFLESLKHHFDLVVIDSPPMGAVTDSLLISAHTDEIIYVCRFNRAYRKHIRLYIKSLRDGKNELLGVVLNGLSPRRIEYYSNYRYYRSYKKYYGAQS comes from the coding sequence ATGGCCTCCCCCATCGCCGCACCTCCGCCGGATAAAAAACCGGCCTCGCTTCACGGCAACGAAGACCACGTCGTCGAACGCCGCACGCTGCGCGACTACTACATCATTCTCCGCGAACGCCTCTGGATCGCCCTCCCGATCGCCCTGCTGGTCGCCGTCTCGCTCGGCTACTACCAGGCGCAGGAGACCCCGATGTATTCCGCCGCCGCGACGATGCAATTCGAGCGCCCGGACCGCGTCGTCACGACCACCGAGGTCATCGACACCAGCGTGCGCTCCGAAATCGACCTCAATACCTACCTGCGCATCCTCGACAGCGGCCGCCTCCGCTCGATGGTCGTGCAATCGCTCACTCCGGAACAGGTGCAGAAACTCCAGCGCCCTTTCCTAAAAGAGCTTCCCCCGGGTGCTACGCCGCCCCCCGTCGGCGCCTGCATCGGCAGCGTGAACGTCCAGTCGCTGCGCAACAGCTTCCTCATTTCGGTTAACGTCGCGAACCGCGACCCCGAGGGCGCCGCCATCGTGGCCAACGCCTACGTCAGCCAGTTCATGCGCTACCTCATCGAGTATTCCGGCGGCAAAAACGAGTTCGCCGTCGACTACCTCCGCACCCGCGCCGAGGAACTGCGCAAGGAATCCGAAGCCGCCGAAGGCCGCCTCCAAGACTACAAGCGCAAGAACAACCTCGTCTCCCTCTCCGCCTCCGTCGACATCGTCGCTGACCGCCTGAAGTCCATCAACGGCGAGCTCACGCGCGTCCGCCTCGAGCGCCTCAACCTCGAGGTCGTCATCAAGCAGATCGAGCGCATGAAGGCCGAGGGCGGCAACCTGCTCGAAATCCAATACATCGCATCCTACGGCACCATTCCCTCGCTGAAAGCGCAGCTGGCCGAACTCACGAAAACCCAATCGGTCCTCAGCGAACGCTATCTCGAGCGCCACCCGAAGATGGTCGACCTCGCCAACTCCATCGACGTCCTCCAGCAGCAAATCCAAAAGAACATCGAGCAGGCCATCGCCGACCTCAACACCCAGTTCACCAAGGTCAAAGACTCCGAGGTCTCCTTCGAGCGCGAATACAAGCTCGCGGAAAACGACCAGCTCCGCCTCGGCGAACTCTCCGTCGAATTCAAATCCCTCGAGAACCAAGCCCAGGTCGCGAAGAACAACTACATCCAGATCCTCGACCGCCTCAACCAGACCACCACCTCGAAGAACCTCGAGAACATCCCGGTCAAGCCGCTCGACGCCGCCACTCCCGCCGGCGCGCCCTACACGCCCGACATCCGCAAAATCGTCAAGACCTGCGCCGGCCTCGGCTTCGTCGTCTTCGCCGCTGTCGCCGTTGGCCTCAGCTTCCTCGACGACCGTGTGAAGAGCGCCTGGGACATCGAAGGCTTCATCGGCGTCAACCTCCTCGGCATCATCCCCGAGCTCGCGGACATCCCCGAGGGCGAGAAACACAACCTCGTCACGAGCAATAAAGCCTCACCCGGCTCCGAAGCGTTCCTCAGCGTCTACAGCTCGGTGAAGATTCAGTCGAAGCTCGACTTCCCGAAGTCGATCCTCGTCACCTCCACCATCCCCGGCGAAGGCAAGACGATGATCAGCTGCAACCTTGCCGCCTCCTTCGCGCGCCACGGTAAACGCGTGCTCCTCATCGACTGCGACATGCGCCGCCCGATGCTGCACCGCCACTTCAAACTCACCAACGAGACCGGCCTCATCGCGTGGTTCGAAGCGGGTGCGAAAATCCCCGACGATCCCGTCGCCGACCCCACCCTCGGCTTCACCAAGGTCGACGAAAACCTCTTCCTCCTCCGCTCCGGTGGTCGCTCGAAGAGCCCGACCGAATTGCTCGAGAACCCGATCTTCGGCCAGTTCCTCGAGTCGCTGAAGCACCACTTCGACCTCGTCGTCATTGACTCGCCGCCGATGGGCGCCGTCACCGACTCGCTGCTGATCTCCGCTCACACCGACGAGATCATCTACGTCTGCCGCTTCAACCGCGCCTACCGGAAACACATTCGTCTCTACATCAAATCGCTCCGCGACGGCAAAAACGAGCTGCTCGGCGTCGTGCTTAACGGCCTCTCGCCGCGCCGCATCGAGTATTACTCGAACTACCGCTACTACCGAAGCTACAAGAAATACTACGGCGCCCAGTCCTGA
- the lpxI gene encoding UDP-2,3-diacylglucosamine diphosphatase LpxI (LpxI, functionally equivalent to LpxH, replaces it in LPS biosynthesis in a minority of bacteria.): protein MLSAFLPPNFDPRRPVALIAGRGHYPLFTANAIRAAGVPLRLIAIEEETMPELFNSVAPAERIEVNAGQLGKMLGALRDFGAGYAIMAGQVKPKRLFHGLTPDLKAAQILFSLKRRNAETIFGAIAQEIEKLGVTLLDARAFIDNHMAHAGPMAGKKLPVDREYLDHGIHIAREIARLDIGQGCVVRKGTVLAVEAFEGTDEMLRRAGTFKTDETLFVKVVKEKQDFRFDVPVFGLRTLETMREAGLAAAALEAGKVIVLDKPAVLAQAKTWGISLYGF from the coding sequence GTGCTCTCCGCCTTCCTGCCGCCGAACTTCGATCCGCGCCGCCCCGTCGCCCTCATCGCCGGCCGCGGCCACTACCCGCTGTTCACGGCCAACGCCATCCGCGCCGCCGGCGTGCCCCTGCGCCTCATCGCCATCGAGGAGGAAACGATGCCCGAGCTGTTCAACAGCGTCGCTCCCGCCGAGCGCATCGAGGTCAACGCTGGCCAGCTCGGCAAAATGCTCGGCGCCCTCCGCGACTTCGGCGCCGGCTACGCCATCATGGCCGGCCAGGTGAAGCCCAAGCGCCTCTTCCACGGCCTCACGCCAGACCTGAAGGCCGCGCAAATTCTCTTCTCCCTCAAACGCCGCAACGCCGAAACCATCTTCGGCGCGATCGCCCAGGAGATCGAGAAACTCGGTGTCACGCTCCTCGACGCCCGCGCCTTCATCGACAACCACATGGCCCACGCCGGCCCGATGGCCGGCAAGAAACTCCCCGTCGACCGCGAATACCTCGACCACGGCATCCACATCGCCCGCGAGATCGCCCGCCTCGACATCGGCCAAGGCTGCGTCGTCCGCAAAGGCACCGTCCTCGCCGTCGAAGCCTTCGAAGGCACCGACGAAATGCTCCGCCGCGCCGGCACCTTCAAGACCGACGAGACGCTCTTCGTGAAAGTCGTGAAGGAGAAACAGGACTTCCGCTTCGACGTCCCCGTCTTCGGCCTCCGCACCCTTGAAACCATGCGCGAAGCCGGCCTCGCCGCCGCCGCGCTCGAAGCCGGCAAGGTCATCGTCCTCGACAAGCCAGCGGTGCTCGCCCAAGCGAAAACCTGGGGCATCTCGCTCTACGGTTTCTGA
- a CDS encoding bifunctional nuclease family protein: MSDVVEVGIKGLMPTANGCAVFLGNDDKTFVIYVDPSVGSAISMTLNNVKKERPLTHDLIGHLFLGFGISLERVVINDVNEGTYFARIILTMQNELGRKILELDSRPSDSIVLALQQKRPIFVSHRVFDAVEDMTEILERVLKQQKEEQTGEEEQ; this comes from the coding sequence ATGAGTGACGTCGTCGAAGTCGGAATCAAAGGCCTCATGCCCACGGCCAACGGCTGCGCCGTGTTCCTCGGCAACGACGACAAAACCTTCGTCATCTACGTCGACCCGAGCGTCGGCAGCGCGATTTCGATGACGCTGAACAACGTCAAAAAAGAGCGCCCGCTCACTCACGACCTGATCGGCCACCTCTTCCTCGGTTTCGGCATCAGCCTCGAACGCGTCGTCATCAACGACGTCAACGAAGGCACCTATTTCGCCCGCATCATCCTCACGATGCAAAACGAACTCGGCCGCAAAATCCTCGAACTCGACTCGCGTCCCAGCGACTCGATCGTCCTCGCGCTCCAGCAGAAGCGCCCGATCTTCGTCTCGCACCGCGTCTTCGACGCCGTCGAGGACATGACCGAGATTCTCGAGCGCGTGCTCAAGCAGCAGAAGGAAGAGCAGACGGGCGAGGAGGAGCAGTAA
- a CDS encoding tRNA-dihydrouridine synthase family protein encodes MQDVTDLPFMRVMAHYGAPDYFFTEFFRVHAQSRPERHIVRSIVENKTGRPVFAQLIGEEIPHMVRTVRELIKLPVAGIDLNMGCPAPKIYKKNVGGGLLRDPAKIDELLGALRASVPGLFTVKMRIGFDSTDNYRRILDLIAKHRVDLLSVHGRTVKEGYRSDVHYDFIAEAVRSVPCPVLANGNITSAARAAAVIAETRVAGVMIGRHAIRNPWIFRQCREFLAAPSVGAVAPNRPSVFAPTLRDVRGYIEHLYRETRQPEIPEAAHVAKMKKYLNFVGQSVDAQGAFLHDMRRAMTEAELFAVCDRHLLADPDRPFADEPYAGVIARPNCETPNESCSLDTVSA; translated from the coding sequence ATGCAGGACGTCACCGACCTGCCCTTCATGCGCGTCATGGCGCACTACGGCGCGCCCGATTATTTCTTCACCGAGTTCTTCCGCGTCCACGCCCAGTCGCGTCCGGAGAGACACATCGTCCGCTCCATCGTCGAAAACAAGACCGGCCGCCCCGTCTTCGCGCAGCTGATCGGCGAAGAGATTCCGCACATGGTCCGCACCGTGCGCGAACTCATCAAACTCCCCGTCGCCGGCATCGACCTGAACATGGGCTGCCCCGCCCCGAAAATCTACAAGAAGAACGTCGGCGGCGGCCTGCTCCGCGATCCCGCAAAAATCGACGAACTCCTCGGCGCGCTTCGCGCGAGCGTGCCCGGGCTCTTCACGGTGAAGATGCGCATCGGCTTCGATTCGACCGACAACTACCGCCGCATCCTCGATCTCATCGCGAAGCACCGCGTCGATCTCCTCAGCGTCCACGGCCGCACCGTGAAGGAAGGTTACCGCAGCGACGTGCACTACGACTTCATCGCGGAGGCCGTCCGCAGCGTGCCCTGCCCCGTCCTCGCGAACGGCAACATCACCTCCGCTGCCCGCGCCGCCGCCGTCATCGCCGAGACTCGCGTCGCCGGCGTCATGATCGGCCGCCACGCGATTCGCAATCCGTGGATCTTCCGTCAATGCCGCGAATTTCTCGCAGCGCCTTCGGTAGGGGCGGTTGCCCCCAACCGCCCTTCTGTCTTTGCCCCCACGCTCCGCGACGTCCGCGGCTACATCGAGCATCTCTACCGCGAAACGCGACAGCCCGAAATCCCCGAAGCCGCCCACGTCGCGAAGATGAAGAAATACCTCAACTTCGTCGGCCAATCCGTGGACGCGCAGGGCGCATTCCTCCACGACATGCGCCGCGCCATGACCGAAGCGGAGCTTTTCGCGGTCTGCGACCGCCACCTCCTCGCCGACCCCGACCGCCCATTCGCCGACGAGCCCTACGCCGGCGTCATCGCCCGCCCCAATTGCGAGACCCCGAACGAGAGCTGCTCGCTCGACACCGTCAGCGCCTGA
- the sufT gene encoding putative Fe-S cluster assembly protein SufT yields MNEVHTLLRDTPATVIPAGDKVTLPAGLNVFITQTLGGNVTVRTEQGLFRIAREHADAIGGFQATAETPAVAAGEFSEQLVWDTLKTCFDPEIPVNIVDLGLVYDMAVEKTAAGGNTVQVKMTLTAPGCGMGPVIAEDARAKIAALPTVEKAEVHIVWDPQWTPQMISDIGRKTLGLE; encoded by the coding sequence ATGAACGAAGTGCACACGCTCCTCCGCGATACGCCCGCCACGGTCATTCCCGCCGGCGACAAGGTCACGCTGCCCGCCGGCTTGAACGTCTTCATCACGCAGACGCTCGGCGGCAACGTCACGGTGCGCACGGAGCAGGGGCTTTTCCGCATCGCACGTGAGCACGCCGATGCGATCGGCGGTTTCCAGGCGACGGCGGAGACGCCTGCAGTGGCCGCGGGAGAGTTCAGCGAGCAGCTCGTTTGGGATACGCTCAAGACCTGTTTCGATCCGGAGATCCCGGTGAACATCGTCGATCTCGGCCTTGTTTACGACATGGCCGTCGAAAAGACGGCGGCGGGCGGCAACACGGTGCAGGTGAAGATGACGCTCACGGCGCCGGGTTGCGGCATGGGCCCGGTCATTGCCGAGGATGCACGTGCGAAAATCGCGGCGCTGCCCACGGTCGAGAAGGCCGAGGTTCACATCGTGTGGGATCCGCAGTGGACGCCGCAGATGATCTCGGACATCGGCCGCAAGACGCTGGGGTTGGAGTGA
- the sppA gene encoding signal peptide peptidase SppA: protein MKNFFTSFFATLSALLVFCFGSVVVFFIFVAALAAIGGDKKVTVTPGSYLVVDLNANIQDAPEQMEGFEKIAEAFGGRSNTTLQLRQVTRALEAAAKDSDIAGVLMRGQLSPVGYGTSLASLREVRGALEKFRASGKPVKAYLSFATTREFYLASAANQVTLDPYGGILLPGLASQPMFFAGAFEKFGIGVQVTRVGKYKSAVEPYTRKDMSPENRAQIQKLLDDVWAELVSSIEHSRGLAAGSLQKVVDAEGILRPKAAIEAKLVDREAYWDVVLEELKADTGRKGGKETFKQIGLKEYAKLVPGDGVAAQRARETKIDPSAKGKIAIVYAEGEIADGEGREQGVIYGDKVARQLRELRLDDSIKAVVLRVNSPGGSASASETIQREVRLIREKKPIVVSMGGLAASGGYWISTYGDRIFAEPTTITGSIGVFGMFLNFQGLATDKIGLTFDTVKTGKFADALTVTRPKTPDELAMFQHMVDWIYDEFTRKVAESRKLDIAVVREIAQGRVWSGAEGKKLGLVDELGGLQDAVKYAAQKANLGEKFRVVELPRKKPFAEALSEALDNRRHEQAVKGPAGVLVRQITTELESLSRFNDPQGIYARLPLNLQLQ from the coding sequence ATGAAGAATTTCTTCACGTCGTTTTTCGCGACGCTGTCCGCCTTGCTGGTGTTCTGCTTCGGCAGCGTCGTTGTGTTTTTCATCTTTGTGGCCGCGCTCGCCGCCATCGGCGGAGACAAGAAGGTCACGGTGACGCCGGGCTCGTATCTGGTGGTCGACCTGAACGCCAACATCCAGGATGCGCCGGAGCAGATGGAGGGCTTCGAGAAGATCGCGGAGGCCTTCGGTGGTCGGAGCAATACGACCCTGCAATTGCGCCAGGTGACGCGCGCGCTCGAGGCCGCGGCCAAGGATAGCGACATCGCCGGCGTGCTGATGCGCGGGCAGCTGTCGCCCGTGGGCTACGGCACCAGTCTCGCGAGCTTGCGGGAAGTGCGTGGCGCACTCGAAAAGTTCCGCGCGTCGGGCAAGCCGGTGAAGGCTTACCTCTCGTTTGCGACGACGCGTGAGTTCTACCTGGCCTCCGCGGCCAACCAAGTGACGCTCGATCCCTACGGCGGCATCCTGCTGCCGGGTCTCGCGTCGCAACCGATGTTCTTTGCCGGCGCGTTCGAGAAATTCGGCATCGGTGTGCAGGTCACGCGCGTGGGCAAATACAAGTCCGCGGTGGAGCCCTACACGCGCAAGGACATGAGCCCGGAAAACCGGGCGCAGATCCAGAAGCTGCTGGACGACGTCTGGGCCGAATTGGTTTCAAGCATCGAGCACAGCCGCGGGCTCGCCGCCGGTTCGCTGCAGAAGGTCGTCGACGCCGAGGGCATTCTCCGCCCGAAGGCGGCAATCGAGGCGAAGTTGGTGGACCGCGAAGCCTATTGGGATGTCGTGCTCGAGGAACTGAAGGCCGACACGGGCCGCAAGGGCGGCAAAGAGACTTTCAAGCAGATCGGCCTGAAGGAATATGCGAAGCTGGTGCCCGGTGACGGCGTCGCCGCGCAACGTGCGAGAGAAACCAAGATCGACCCGAGTGCGAAGGGGAAGATCGCGATCGTGTATGCGGAAGGCGAGATCGCCGACGGTGAAGGCCGCGAGCAGGGCGTGATCTACGGCGACAAGGTCGCGCGTCAGCTCCGCGAATTGCGGCTCGACGATTCAATCAAGGCGGTGGTTCTCCGCGTGAACAGCCCGGGCGGCAGCGCCTCAGCGTCGGAGACCATCCAGCGCGAGGTCCGCTTGATCCGCGAAAAAAAGCCGATCGTGGTTTCGATGGGCGGCTTGGCCGCGTCGGGTGGCTATTGGATTTCGACCTACGGCGACCGCATTTTCGCCGAACCGACGACCATCACGGGATCGATCGGCGTGTTCGGCATGTTCCTGAATTTCCAAGGGCTCGCGACCGACAAGATCGGCCTGACGTTCGACACCGTGAAGACCGGCAAATTTGCCGACGCGCTGACGGTCACGCGGCCGAAGACGCCGGACGAGCTGGCGATGTTCCAGCACATGGTGGATTGGATCTACGACGAGTTCACGCGCAAGGTGGCGGAATCGCGCAAGCTCGACATCGCGGTCGTGCGCGAGATCGCGCAGGGCCGGGTGTGGTCGGGCGCGGAAGGCAAGAAGCTCGGCCTCGTCGACGAACTCGGCGGCTTGCAGGATGCGGTGAAATACGCCGCGCAGAAGGCGAATCTCGGTGAGAAATTCCGCGTCGTCGAATTGCCGCGCAAGAAGCCGTTCGCCGAGGCGTTGTCCGAAGCGCTCGACAATCGTCGCCACGAGCAGGCCGTGAAGGGGCCGGCGGGCGTGCTCGTGCGACAGATCACGACCGAACTGGAATCGCTCTCCCGCTTCAACGATCCGCAGGGCATCTACGCGCGTCTGCCGCTGAACCTGCAGTTGCAGTAA